Below is a window of Malania oleifera isolate guangnan ecotype guangnan chromosome 1, ASM2987363v1, whole genome shotgun sequence DNA.
GAAAATTTTGAAGagttatttgttttgtttttaccttttattgttttctttttgttttgttttgttttgttttgttttttttttgtcttttttggttttgttttgcaTCCATTGCATAAAGAATCGTGAATTTTTGTATTGCTCAATGTGCAAATGTCCTTTTCCTGCTATAGTATTGTCTGAGGGTTTGCCTTCTTATCTTGTCtcttttttccccattttcttttGAAGACCCGCTTAACAATATGCGAGGGACATGATGGAACAGAGACATCAAATGGGGATGTATTGATATTTCCAGACATGATTAGATACAGGTCAACAACCCCTCCTCCACCCCCCTCACcctattcttaaaaaaaaaaaaaaaaaaaaagaaacacatgcaaaaagaaaaaaaattcttataaTGATGTTGATGCAGGAGATTGACGCATTTTGATGTTGACACATTTGTTGAAGAAGTGCTTGTCAAGGATGGTGAATGGCTGCCTGGAACTCCTGAAACATTAAAGGGTTCATATGTATTTGTATGTTCTCATGGGACACGGGATCGCCGATGCGGAGTCTGTGGACCTTCTCTGGTTGCTAGATTCAAAGAAGAGATAGAGTTGCATGGTCTTAACGGTAAAGTGTCTGTTAGTCCCTGCTCACACATTGGGGGGCATAAGTATGCAGGAAATGTGATCATATTTGGATCAAATAGTGATGGAGATGTCACTGGGCACTGGTAAGGGATAAGCAGTTCTGTTAATGTACTTTGACAAATGCCTTCATCTTTTACATGAATTGTTATTTTTGGTAGGTTCATGCCTTTTGCTACCCAAAGTATATTATATAATTGATCGACAatagaaccttttttttttttccctgattTTATGTAGGTATGGGTATGTTACTCCAGATGATGTACCTATGTTGCTTGAACAACATATTGGGAAAGGAGAGATAGTAGATGCGCTTTGGAGGTAATTTTCATTTCCTGCATCTTCTCACTAATTAGGCTACTGTTGTTTAACCAGCTATATGTTTTGGATGCGTGCAGATACTTTCTGTCAGTTCCTAGCTCTGTAATGCAAATCacattggattttttttttttaataccatTTTGGAAAATCACAAGCAGCTATTTCATTTGAAGGAAAGCTTAGGCGCAATAgtaaggttgtcgccgtgtgacctggaggtcacagGTTCCAAGCGTGTagacagcctcttgcaaaaatgcaaggtaaggctgtgtactataaacccattgtggtccgccccttcccagACCCCACGtatgtgggagctttgtgcactgggctgccccCCCCTCTTACAAGCAGCTATTTTATTTGTAGTGATGAAGATGATACACATAATCTTGAGGGCTATTTTTAAACAGCCATTTTTGTTTATGAAGGTTTTATCCCACATGTTACTATTTTCAGTATTTTGTTACAGAAAATTACTTTCTATTTCGAACTGATGGAATTTTGCATTTGTTTAGATTTTGGGAAACAAGGAGCAATACGACCCCTATCATCATGAGTAACTGTTATACTTTTTTGTTTACTAATTTATACTTATTTTGCTTGTTCACTGATTTTGTTTGTCATGTGTATATCCCGCATTCCAAGGTAGCCTCATTGCTTCTTTTTCTAGACAATTGTATAGATTAGTTTGGGAACGAGCTTAGTTGATTTTCTTGAGATAGTAGGCAATTCGAACTCAAATTCATAGCTCCATGCACGGTCTTCCTCCTTAAAGATGTCCTGTTTTTCTGTGGCTTATGACTACAATGAAAATTGGTGCATCTTTAATTTAATTGTTGTCAGAACAAGGACTTAAATAGGTTTGAAGGGAACTTAAAATAGCAgccaaaaattttcaattttcttgatcaaTCTTCAGTAAGGGTTCTCATGTAGAAGCTTGCTGTGAGTGTTGAAAAGGGATTGATTGAGCAATGAAGTTGAGGTGGGTATAAATCACATAGATATCTCTCATTTGAAATGCTCAACCCTGTTGTTTGTTGCATGTCTGATAGGGTAGTTACCATCCCAAGTACTGAACTTCTGGGTGCTGGATTTTCTGGAAATCATACAGGACTCTTAAGTTCTGATTATAATCTATGGTCAGGTAGCACATGACACCAATGGCATGGGAGCCGCCTTTGTGCACTAGGTGTTACATTTGTTTAAGAGCACAACTGCAACTGCAGTAGTTCAAAGATTTAACCATCCTATGTTATTGGTATTTTTATTTGCTCTATGTGTATCCTGGTCTGTGAGTCTCTCCCCCTCTTCCTTTTTGGGTTCATTGGATGTGGGTTTGCCTTCACTGGCTCCCACCCTGATAACCAACTTGTCCATGATTACCATATTACACTATTCATATACTTCTAGCTTTTTTTCCAAATGTGATGCAAATTGCATCAATTAATCGGCTTAGAGGTGTTATATGCTCACATGGAGTATGAATTGTGAATTTATGGCCAGACAATCTTCCCCCAGATGTGTTATAAATTTGTCCTCTCCATGCAAATGTCTATGTACTTGATTAATTTGTAACTATCTAGTGGGATTTAATACAACTTTTAAATTATGTGCAGGGGTCAAATGGGCTTACCTGAAGAAGAACAGAGAAAATCCCAAGAACTAAGGCTCCAACTAAACAGTGAAACCAATGTTGGAAAGACTGCAAGAGAGCCTATACAAACCCAAACTAATGAGGGAAATACTTCTGCTTGTGGATCTCAATCTGAGGCTATGGGCTGTTGCCAGGAAAATGGAACAGCCTCTTCTTGTGAAAACCACATGTCCAAAAGCATGGATAATCCCAAAAATACAAATGAAAGGGATACAAAGCCTATGGCTGATAAGAAAAGCAGCAGGAGGAAAATTTCTCGGACAAATAGTGGCAAAACTTGCACCAGAAAAGCATGTACGACCCCAACCTGGTTTGAGAGTTGGGAGCGTGAAGATGCATATGCAACCCTTGCTGTTGTTTGTGCCGCCGTTTCAGTTGCCATTGCCTACAGCTGCTACAAGCAGTTGAGGTAAAACAAATTTCGAACTTCATCGTGTTATATAATGGCTTTGCCTTTCTTCATCAACATTTATGGGCTGTTTGTGTCATTTTTGGTTATGGTGCTTCCTGAACAAAATCTTCAAATGGATTCAGAAGATAACCTATGCCCTACGCCCCAGGATATGATATGGGACacttgaattattattatttttttcttttcatgtttAATATCTGGAAGAAGTTGTGTATTTGTATGCATGTGAATATTGGTTTGAAAAATCTTAATTCAAATGTTAATCATATTTGATTCTACAACGACCCTTTTTGTTCATGCTAAAAATTTTCAAGTACAACATTCTTTTCATTTGGGTTTTT
It encodes the following:
- the LOC131167627 gene encoding uncharacterized protein LOC131167627, coding for MASNRGDEILTFTNPSSSLSPNGDSYLVEPTTSQIGSAAGSFQNEGFLGGDGSGSSGGSSDAEFGFSRPEFRQTPLAGTVQEYDRHVFLCYKNPQVWPARIEAAEFDRLPRLLSAAVVARKGEMKKQTRLTICEGHDGTETSNGDVLIFPDMIRYRRLTHFDVDTFVEEVLVKDGEWLPGTPETLKGSYVFVCSHGTRDRRCGVCGPSLVARFKEEIELHGLNGKVSVSPCSHIGGHKYAGNVIIFGSNSDGDVTGHWYGYVTPDDVPMLLEQHIGKGEIVDALWRGQMGLPEEEQRKSQELRLQLNSETNVGKTAREPIQTQTNEGNTSACGSQSEAMGCCQENGTASSCENHMSKSMDNPKNTNERDTKPMADKKSSRRKISRTNSGKTCTRKACTTPTWFESWEREDAYATLAVVCAAVSVAIAYSCYKQLR